The Caldilineales bacterium genome has a window encoding:
- a CDS encoding DUF2520 domain-containing protein — protein MSLPLPPSPLPTLAFVGAGRVGGALALAAHRAGYTVVGITTRTPARARPLLAATGARLLPDLAAVVAAADLVFLAVPDDAIAGVDAEGAGVWRAGLGVVHHSGLHGAGLLHHAAAAGASVGALHPLQTITDPESAQSLLPGSYFGLSGDPDLLPVLREFVLALGGRPLLVPDEAKALYHAAAVFASNYLVTCFAQAVDLLAGLGIPADDAAQALLPLVQGAASNLAHRGLPQALTGPISRGDAGTLATHQQHLAAARPDLLPLYQLLGRATLPIAAAQDRLSPAALASLDAVLTLPTPSGERP, from the coding sequence ATGTCTCTCCCCCTCCCTCCCTCCCCCCTCCCCACCCTCGCCTTCGTCGGCGCCGGGCGGGTGGGCGGCGCCCTGGCCCTGGCCGCACACCGGGCCGGCTACACCGTGGTAGGCATCACCACCCGCACCCCGGCCCGCGCCCGGCCTCTCCTGGCTGCCACCGGCGCCCGGCTGCTGCCCGACCTGGCCGCCGTGGTCGCCGCCGCCGACCTGGTCTTCCTGGCCGTGCCGGATGACGCCATTGCCGGGGTCGATGCCGAGGGGGCCGGGGTCTGGAGGGCGGGCCTGGGGGTCGTCCACCATTCGGGACTGCACGGCGCCGGGCTTCTGCACCATGCCGCCGCTGCCGGGGCCAGTGTGGGCGCCCTCCATCCCCTGCAAACCATCACCGACCCTGAATCCGCCCAATCGTTGCTGCCCGGTTCTTACTTCGGCCTGAGCGGCGACCCCGACCTGCTGCCGGTGCTGCGTGAGTTCGTGCTGGCGCTGGGCGGGCGGCCGCTGCTGGTGCCGGATGAGGCCAAAGCCCTCTATCACGCCGCCGCCGTCTTCGCCAGCAACTACCTCGTCACCTGTTTTGCCCAGGCGGTGGACTTGCTGGCCGGGTTGGGCATCCCTGCCGACGATGCCGCCCAGGCCCTGCTGCCGTTGGTGCAGGGCGCCGCCAGCAACCTGGCCCACCGCGGCCTGCCCCAGGCCCTCACCGGCCCCATCTCGCGCGGCGACGCCGGCACCCTGGCCACCCACCAGCAACACCTGGCCGCCGCCCGGCCCGACCTGCTGCCCCTCTACCAACTGTTGGGCCGGGCCACCCTACCCATCGCCGCCGCCCAGGACCGGCTTTCGCCCGCCGCCCTGGCATCTCTCGACGCCGTCCTCACCCTTCCCACCCCTTCAGGAGAACGACCATGA
- a CDS encoding aspartate 1-decarboxylase produces MTRTLLKSKIHRATVTDADLHYVGSITIDEDLLRAADILPYEKVQVVDVDNGNRLETYAIAGPAGQGDICLNGAAARLVSPGDTVIIMSYVDVTEPVPQPWEPIVVHVDRHNRIADLAHAIHPGTYVDPTPAFSLS; encoded by the coding sequence ATTACCCGCACCCTGCTCAAGAGCAAAATCCATCGCGCCACCGTCACCGACGCCGACCTCCACTACGTCGGCTCCATCACCATCGACGAAGACCTGCTCCGCGCCGCCGACATCCTCCCCTACGAAAAAGTCCAGGTGGTGGATGTGGACAACGGTAACCGGCTGGAGACCTATGCCATCGCCGGCCCCGCCGGCCAGGGCGACATCTGTCTGAACGGCGCCGCCGCCCGGCTGGTCAGCCCCGGCGACACCGTGATCATCATGTCGTACGTGGATGTGACCGAGCCTGTGCCCCAGCCCTGGGAACCGATCGTCGTCCATGTCGACCGCCACAACCGCATCGCCGACCTGGCCCACGCCATCCACCCCGGAACCTACGTCGACCCAACCCCCGCCTTCTCCCTCTCCTAA